In Aegilops tauschii subsp. strangulata cultivar AL8/78 chromosome 3, Aet v6.0, whole genome shotgun sequence, one genomic interval encodes:
- the LOC109738300 gene encoding subtilisin-like protease SBT5.3 — translation MQSCLLVLSDLTSWPALIAGVTNQYEQLYLFKEISAIGLQIDNSLFPALKQLPGVLAVIPDRLHKVQTTRSWEFLRLESGGEPKKEWKYDAKFGEGVVIGNVDTGVSPTSQSFRDDGFGAPSGWRGKCDSGEDSTFHCNKKLIGARFFNAGIQVPNFLDQPVEGKQLNQTDLNSPRDYDGHGSHTLSTAGGGFVQGASAFGRGKGTAKGGSPRARVASYKACYTAGCSSLDILAAILAAVEDGVHVLSLSVGAPAADYVADLMAIGTLYAVHKGVAVVASAGNSGPQPGSVSNLAPWILTVGASTMDRDFAADVVFGNSTIKGRSLSASTLPVGQPYPMISGQNACAADQSIDNSTLCFPGSLDPAKVRGKIVVCTRGVNGRVEKGLVVKQAGGIGMVLCNDAGGVDIIADPHLLPAVHCSYSQCWDLFKHLQSTQFPVGYITAKDELGVKPAPVMADFSSRGPNTITPQILKPDVTAPGVDVIAAYSEEAPATDLPFEDRRVPYNMVSGTSMSCPHVAGVAGLIKAKHPDWSPAMIKSAIMTTAFTEANDEGQIRDETGAAATPFSYGSGHVNPVQALDPGLVYDTTPYDYANFLCSVRPTQTQNLIPLSIPLLLPLFVGANANPFQCSLGAYRPENLNYPSISAACLPGSGTTTVKRRVRNVGAGPWLQYNVTVVQPAAGVRITVQPGTLSFGKINEEKEFTVKLDVYDTAMAGHVFGSIEWSDGKHRVRSPVVATTKCG, via the exons ATGCAGTCCTGTTTGCTTGTCTTGAGTGACCTGACGTCTTGGCCTGCTCTGATCGCTGGAGTCACCAACCA GTACGAACAATTGTATCTCTTCAAGGAAATCAGCGCCATCGGGTTGCAGATCGACAACAGCTTGTTCCCAGCCCTCAAAC AGCTCCCCGGGGTTCTGGCTGTGATCCCGGACAGGCTTCACAAGGTCCAAACGACGCGTTCCTGGGAGTTCCTCAGGCTGGAGAGCGGCGGCGAGCCGAAGAAGGAGTGGAAGTACGACGCCAAGTTCGGCGAGGGGGTCGTCATTGGAAACGTCGACACTG GTGTATCGCCGACATCCCAAAGCTTCCGGGACGACGGCTTCGGCGCGCCGTCGGGGTGGCGTGGCAAATGCGATTCCGGCGAAGACTCCACGTTCCACTGCAACAA AAAGTTGATCGGCGCGAGGTTTTTCAACGCCGGCATCCAGGTGCCGAATTTCCTGGACCAGCCGGTGGAAGGCAAGCAGCTGAACCAGACTGACCTGAACTCGCCGCGGGACTACGACGGGCACGGCTCGCACACTCTGTCCACCGCGGGCGGCGGTTTCGTCCAGGGCGCCAGCGCCTTCGGCCGCGGGAAGGGCACGGCCAAGGGCGGCTCGCCGCGGGCGCGCGTGGCCTCGTACAAGGCGTGCTACACGGCGGGGTGCTCCAGCCTGGACATCCTCGCGGCCATACTCGCGGCGGTCGAGGACGGCGTGCACGTGCTGTCGCTCTCGGTGGGCGCGCCGGCCGCGGACTACGTCGCTGACCTCATGGCGATCGGCACGTTGTACGCGGTCCACAAGGGGGTCGCCGTCGTGGCCTCCGCCGGCAACTCGGGCCCGCAGCCAGGCTCCGTGAGCAATCTGGCTCCTTGGATCCTCACGGTCGGCGCAAGCACCATGGACAGAGACTTCGCAGCTGATGTTGTCTTCGGCAACAGCACCATCAAG GGACGAAGTCTATCAGCGAGCACTCTGCCTGTTGGCCAGCCATATCCGATGATCAGCGGGCAGAACGCCTGCGCCGCGGATCAATCCATCGACAACTC GACGTTGTGTTTTCCCGGTTCTCTGGACCCTGCCAAGGTGAGAGGCAAGATAGTTGTGTGTACCAGGGGAGTGAACGGCAGAGTCGAGAAGGGGCTGGTGGTGAAGCAGGCCGGTGGCATCGGGATGGTCCTTTGCAACGACGCCGGCGGCGTGGACATAATCGCCGACCCGCACCTCCTTCCAGCGGTTCACTGCTCCTACTCACAGTGCTGGGATCTCTTCAAGCACCTACAGTCCACCCA ATTTCCGGTCGGTTACATCACAGCGAAGGACGAACTTGGCGTGAAGCCAGCGCCGGTGATGGCAGACTTCTCGTCACGTGGGCCAAACACCATCACTCCTCAGATCCTCAAG CCTGACGTGACGGCGCCCGGCGTCGACGTGATCGCCGCGTACAGCGAGGAAGCTCCGGCAACCGACCTGCCTTTCGAGGACCGCCGTGTCCCCTACAACATGGTGTCCGGCACCTCCATGTCGTGCCCCCACGTGGCGGGCGTCGCCGGCCTGATCAAGGCGAAGCACCCCGACTGGAGCCCCGCGATGATCAAGTCGGCGATCATGACCACCG CATTCACCGAAGCCAACGACGAGGGCCAAATCCGGGACGAGACCGGCGCGGCCGCCACCCCGTTCAGCTACGGCTCCGGCCACGTGAACCCCGTCCAGGCCCTGGACCCCGGCCTGGTGTACGACACTACGCCGTACGACTACGCCAACTTCCTCTGCTCCGTGCGGCCGACCCAGACGCAGAACCTGATCCCCTTGTCGATCCCCTTGCTCCTCCCTCTGTTCGTCGGCGCCAATGCCAACCCGTTCCAGTGCAGCCTTGGCGCCTACCGCCCCGAGAACCTCAACTACCCGTCCATCTCCGCGGCCTGCCTCCCCGGCTCCGGCACCACCACGGTGAAGCGCCGGGTGAGGAACGTGGGCGCGGGGCCGTGGCTCCAGTACAACGTCACCGTCGTGCAGCCGGCTGCGGGGGTCAGGATCACGGTGCAGCCAGGCACGCTGAGCTTCGGTAAAATCAACGAGGAGAAGGAGTTCACGGTGAAGCTGGACGTCTATGACACTGCCATGGCCGGCCATGTGTTCGGCAGCATTGAGTGGTCAGACGGGAAGCACCGCGTCCGGAGCCCCGTCGTGGCCACCACCAAGTGCGGGTAG